The Litoreibacter ponti genome includes a window with the following:
- a CDS encoding tagatose 1,6-diphosphate aldolase codes for MELTAGKLWGMRRMADAGGLFKMTAVDQRPPIKGPIAAHYGTDAAPYEDVARFKAMLVETLQEGSSAMLLDPHYAIPVGLKHLSPTKGLIVTLEDSLFEETGNGRKSSMIDDWDVGKIKRMGGDAVKVLAWYRPDADPTVCQHQRDWTKRIGEACAKYDIPFLFELLVHPLDSDTEQTSEYIEMNTKRADDVLRSVEAFSGADFGVDVFKLESPVPAKDVAQTDGVQALFDEMGRLAGRPWVMLSAGAGKPEFKAILEHAFAAGASGFLAGRAIWLDAFQAFPDWDAIRAGLEGESAAYMAEISALADAKATPWDQHACWGAGGAQFKPADASFRHGYEGL; via the coding sequence ATGGAACTGACGGCAGGCAAACTTTGGGGCATGCGCCGCATGGCCGATGCGGGCGGGCTATTCAAGATGACCGCGGTGGACCAGCGCCCGCCGATCAAAGGCCCAATTGCCGCCCATTACGGCACCGACGCGGCCCCGTATGAGGACGTCGCGCGGTTCAAGGCGATGCTGGTTGAGACGCTGCAAGAGGGCTCAAGCGCGATGCTGCTCGATCCGCATTACGCGATCCCTGTGGGGCTGAAACACCTGTCGCCCACGAAGGGGTTGATCGTGACGCTGGAGGATTCGCTGTTCGAAGAGACCGGCAATGGCCGCAAATCCTCCATGATCGACGACTGGGACGTGGGCAAGATCAAGCGGATGGGCGGCGATGCCGTGAAGGTGCTGGCGTGGTATCGCCCGGACGCAGACCCGACTGTCTGCCAACATCAGCGGGATTGGACCAAGCGCATCGGCGAGGCCTGCGCCAAATATGACATCCCGTTCCTGTTCGAGCTGCTGGTGCACCCGCTCGACAGCGATACTGAGCAGACCAGCGAATATATCGAGATGAACACCAAGCGCGCCGACGATGTGCTGCGCTCGGTGGAAGCGTTCTCGGGCGCGGATTTCGGCGTGGATGTGTTCAAGCTGGAAAGCCCGGTGCCAGCCAAGGATGTTGCCCAGACCGACGGTGTTCAAGCCCTGTTCGACGAGATGGGGCGTCTTGCCGGGCGGCCTTGGGTGATGCTGAGCGCGGGCGCGGGCAAGCCGGAGTTCAAGGCGATCCTCGAGCATGCCTTTGCCGCTGGTGCGTCGGGTTTCCTGGCGGGCCGCGCGATCTGGCTGGATGCGTTTCAGGCGTTTCCCGATTGGGATGCCATACGCGCGGGCCTTGAAGGCGAAAGCGCGGCCTACATGGCCGAAATCTCGGCCCTGGCGGATGCGAAAGCTACGCCCTGGGACCAGCACGCATGCTGGGGCGCGGGCGGCGCGCAGTTCAAGCCTGCGGATGCGAGCTTCCGTCACGGCTACGAGGGCCTCTAG
- a CDS encoding PfkB family carbohydrate kinase, with the protein MARVFVAGSAVLDFVYRMESLPVGGEKFQADGLDLVGGGCAANAAVAVQRLGGHAQLLARFGQDEVCDLVCDDLRREGVDLTALELTPGRSAVSSVYVDAAGERQIMAFRGEGLCEVPKPCQFTADAVLADTRWEEATLAAFARGRELGVPCVLDGEAPVSEAMMRAASHIVFSEQGLDDTYRNLEEAHRALGVFVAVTRGANGVDWIDDAPGHLDAHLVVVKDTLGAGDVWHGAFALMLAEGRTTRDAMRFAQAAASLKCEGAGGRRATPTRDQVIEFLKERDQWN; encoded by the coding sequence ATGGCGCGGGTCTTCGTGGCGGGCAGCGCCGTTTTGGATTTTGTCTATCGGATGGAGAGTTTGCCGGTCGGCGGTGAAAAGTTTCAGGCCGACGGGCTGGATCTGGTGGGCGGTGGATGTGCCGCCAACGCCGCCGTGGCGGTGCAACGCCTGGGCGGTCACGCGCAATTGCTGGCGCGCTTCGGGCAGGACGAGGTCTGCGATCTGGTCTGCGATGACCTGCGGCGCGAGGGCGTGGACCTGACCGCGTTGGAGCTGACCCCGGGCCGGTCGGCGGTGTCATCGGTCTATGTGGACGCGGCGGGTGAGCGGCAAATCATGGCGTTCCGCGGCGAGGGGCTGTGCGAAGTGCCGAAGCCGTGCCAATTCACCGCCGACGCCGTGCTGGCTGACACGCGATGGGAAGAGGCCACGCTGGCGGCCTTCGCGCGAGGGAGAGAGCTTGGCGTGCCTTGTGTGCTCGATGGCGAGGCACCGGTAAGCGAGGCGATGATGCGCGCGGCGAGCCATATCGTGTTCTCGGAGCAGGGCTTGGACGACACGTATCGGAACCTCGAGGAGGCGCACCGCGCTTTGGGCGTTTTCGTGGCGGTAACGCGCGGCGCGAATGGAGTGGATTGGATCGACGACGCGCCCGGGCATCTGGACGCGCATCTGGTGGTGGTCAAGGACACGCTCGGCGCAGGGGACGTGTGGCACGGTGCCTTCGCGCTGATGCTGGCCGAGGGCAGGACCACCCGCGACGCCATGCGTTTCGCGCAAGCGGCGGCGAGTTTGAAATGCGAAGGGGCAGGCGGTCGCCGCGCGACGCCGACCCGGGACCAAGTGATCGAATTTCTGAAAGAGAGAGACCAATGGAACTGA
- a CDS encoding cytochrome-c peroxidase, with protein MAWERVTPEMYPEFDTAEAKLGQLLFYDPILSGNRNISCGTCHHHDLFSADGLSLGIGEGGVGLGPQRVVGPDGIKKRVPRHAPALWNIGAKEFTVFFHDGRVSASEDYGNGINSPAEEWLPEGLDSLLAAQALFPLTAQFEMAGNPKENEVAGAIHDRIDYAWPILSKRVRAIPAYREMFTQIGVQEAKIADIVNALASFMDSEWRSFDSPYDLGTMTPAQTRGAELFYGEAGCSTCHSGPFQTDHDFHAIGLPAFGPGRTRRFDPIPRDVGRMAESNDLDDAYRFRTPSLRNVALTAPYGHNGAFPTLEGIIRHHLDPRASLDQWTPAMARLPKAPAVEKIDFVIQSDSREMARQRAKLDITPVDLTDAQVADLVAFMHALSGGDSRYGRLGRPETVPSGLAVD; from the coding sequence ATGGCGTGGGAGCGGGTTACGCCAGAGATGTACCCGGAGTTCGACACCGCCGAGGCGAAGCTGGGCCAGCTGCTGTTCTACGACCCGATCCTGTCGGGCAATCGCAACATTTCTTGCGGGACCTGCCACCACCATGACCTGTTCTCTGCCGATGGCTTGAGCCTTGGGATCGGCGAAGGCGGCGTGGGTCTGGGGCCGCAGCGCGTCGTCGGGCCGGACGGGATCAAGAAACGCGTGCCGCGCCACGCGCCCGCGCTTTGGAACATCGGGGCCAAGGAGTTCACGGTGTTCTTCCATGACGGGCGCGTCTCCGCGTCGGAAGATTACGGCAACGGGATCAACTCACCTGCCGAGGAATGGCTGCCCGAAGGGCTCGACAGTTTACTGGCCGCACAGGCGCTGTTCCCGCTGACCGCGCAGTTCGAGATGGCCGGCAATCCAAAAGAAAACGAGGTCGCGGGCGCGATCCATGACCGGATCGACTACGCATGGCCGATCCTGTCGAAGCGCGTGCGCGCGATCCCGGCATACCGGGAGATGTTTACACAGATCGGGGTCCAGGAAGCCAAGATCGCCGATATCGTGAACGCGCTGGCGTCGTTCATGGACAGCGAATGGCGCAGCTTCGACAGTCCCTATGATCTGGGAACGATGACGCCCGCACAGACCCGCGGGGCGGAGCTGTTCTACGGCGAGGCGGGCTGCTCAACCTGCCATTCCGGGCCGTTCCAGACGGATCACGATTTCCACGCCATTGGCCTGCCCGCCTTCGGGCCGGGCCGCACGCGGCGGTTTGATCCGATCCCGCGCGACGTGGGGCGGATGGCCGAAAGCAACGATCTGGACGATGCATACCGTTTTCGCACGCCGTCCCTACGCAATGTCGCGTTGACTGCGCCCTACGGGCACAATGGGGCCTTCCCGACGCTCGAGGGGATCATACGGCACCACCTCGATCCGCGCGCGAGCCTCGATCAGTGGACGCCCGCGATGGCACGGCTGCCAAAGGCACCGGCGGTCGAGAAGATCGATTTCGTGATCCAGAGTGACAGCCGCGAGATGGCGCGACAGCGCGCCAAACTCGACATTACGCCGGTCGATTTGACAGACGCGCAGGTGGCCGATCTGGTGGCCTTCATGCATGCGCTGAGCGGCGGCGACAGCCGCTATGGGCGGCTCGGGCGGCCAGAGACGGTGCCCAGCGGGCTGGCGGTGGATTGA
- a CDS encoding tetratricopeptide repeat protein, translating into MRAIALLLLMALPAHADIEKARDLMESSQFEAAYEALWPAARSGNADAEELIGVMYALGLGVEKDPVRAFEWYLRSSMKGHPGAQSGLGWYYEVGIGTGIDLTRAYMWYALSAIGGDPDAAISQEEVVKKMTKAQIEHAHELIADYKVWMYPFR; encoded by the coding sequence ATGCGCGCGATTGCCCTTTTGCTTTTGATGGCCCTGCCCGCCCACGCTGATATCGAGAAGGCCCGCGACCTGATGGAGTCGAGCCAGTTTGAGGCCGCCTATGAGGCGCTCTGGCCCGCCGCCCGCTCCGGCAATGCCGACGCCGAAGAGCTGATCGGCGTCATGTACGCCCTTGGTCTTGGTGTCGAAAAGGATCCGGTCCGCGCCTTCGAGTGGTACTTGCGCAGCTCCATGAAGGGCCACCCCGGCGCGCAGTCCGGCCTCGGCTGGTACTACGAGGTCGGCATCGGCACCGGCATCGATCTGACCCGCGCCTACATGTGGTACGCGCTCAGCGCCATTGGCGGCGACCCCGACGCGGCGATCTCCCAAGAGGAGGTGGTCAAGAAGATGACGAAGGCGCAAATTGAGCATGCCCATGAGTTGATCGCAGATTACAAGGTTTGGATGTATCCGTTCCGGTAA
- the dctP gene encoding TRAP transporter substrate-binding protein DctP, producing the protein MKLGKLFKTAALAAGMAAMGFTAYADGHKMTIRATANSNENDEDYDGLVVFKDYVEKASNGAIEVELFIGTQLCANGAECLQGIADGSIDVYISTSGGAAGIFPFVQVLDLPYLMRDDRVAEAVLSGDFTRKMREMALAASGDQIRLMTIGNTGGWRNFANTQRPIQKPSDMEGLKIRTVVADLPQELVKALGAAPTPIPWPELFTSFQTGVVEGSKNGITDIMGMKFPDAGLQYVTLDGHAYMGALWFMNNDKFMSMDEGMRRVVVDGFAALQQATFASPKRKSIQAYADFVEGGGNLYVPTPEEKAAFKEAAAPVFDWFKANVDGGPEIFDALTAAVAEAEAEIDADLAKDLN; encoded by the coding sequence ATGAAACTCGGAAAACTGTTCAAGACCGCGGCGCTGGCTGCTGGCATGGCGGCGATGGGCTTCACGGCCTATGCCGACGGCCACAAGATGACCATCCGCGCGACAGCCAACTCTAACGAGAACGACGAGGACTATGACGGTCTGGTCGTCTTCAAGGACTATGTCGAAAAGGCATCGAACGGCGCCATTGAGGTTGAGCTGTTCATCGGCACCCAGCTTTGCGCCAACGGCGCGGAATGCCTGCAGGGCATCGCGGATGGGTCGATCGACGTCTACATCTCCACCTCCGGTGGTGCTGCGGGCATCTTCCCCTTCGTTCAGGTTCTGGACCTGCCCTACCTGATGCGCGACGACCGCGTGGCCGAGGCCGTGCTGTCAGGTGACTTCACCCGCAAGATGCGTGAGATGGCGCTGGCCGCCTCCGGCGACCAAATTCGCCTGATGACCATCGGCAACACCGGCGGCTGGCGCAACTTCGCCAACACGCAGCGGCCCATTCAGAAGCCTTCTGATATGGAAGGCCTGAAAATCCGCACCGTGGTGGCCGACCTGCCGCAAGAGCTTGTGAAGGCCCTTGGCGCAGCGCCCACGCCGATCCCGTGGCCCGAGCTGTTCACCTCGTTCCAGACGGGCGTTGTGGAAGGCTCCAAGAACGGCATCACCGACATCATGGGCATGAAATTCCCCGATGCGGGTCTGCAATATGTGACGCTGGACGGCCACGCCTACATGGGCGCGCTGTGGTTCATGAACAACGACAAGTTCATGTCGATGGATGAGGGCATGCGCCGCGTCGTGGTAGACGGCTTTGCCGCCCTGCAACAGGCCACCTTCGCTTCGCCCAAGCGCAAGTCGATCCAGGCCTACGCGGACTTCGTGGAAGGCGGCGGCAATCTCTACGTGCCGACCCCGGAAGAAAAGGCCGCGTTCAAAGAGGCAGCCGCCCCGGTGTTTGACTGGTTCAAAGCCAATGTCGACGGCGGCCCGGAAATCTTCGACGCCCTGACCGCAGCCGTGGCTGAGGCAGAGGCAGAGATCGACGCCGATCTGGCCAAAGACCTGAACTAA
- a CDS encoding TRAP transporter large permease, whose amino-acid sequence MLVWFLPLFLLFLMIGLPVFFGLLAAPGILLWMNGQERDLALLYRNVYNGMDSFPLMAIPFFMLAGEMMNRGGITMRLVEFSQACVGHLRGGLAQVNILSSMLFAGLSGSAVADTSALGSMLIPAMEKEGYSRRFAAAVTAASSVIGPIIPPSGIMIIYSYVMGESVAALFLAGIIPGILVGVGLMMVTSYLAKGADFPASRERATWGEKGQASLKAFFPLLTPVIILGGILGGVFTPTEASAVAVAYALFVSLFLLRSMGVKDVPEVLLKAALTSSVVLLLVGAAMAFKTVVSLSHAPEQLAEFILTLSQNPLVLLFLINLLLFVVGMFLDAGPAIIILGPILAPIFLELGVHPVHFAIIMSVNLTVGLATPPMGLVLFVASSVSGERVESISKAILPFLAVEVAVIFLITYVPAISLFLPRLFGFIA is encoded by the coding sequence ATGCTGGTCTGGTTCCTGCCGCTCTTCCTGCTGTTCCTGATGATCGGCCTGCCGGTGTTCTTCGGCCTGCTGGCCGCGCCGGGGATCTTGCTGTGGATGAACGGGCAGGAACGCGACTTGGCGCTGCTCTACCGCAATGTCTACAACGGCATGGACAGCTTCCCGCTGATGGCGATCCCGTTCTTCATGCTGGCGGGCGAGATGATGAACCGGGGTGGTATCACGATGCGGTTGGTCGAGTTTTCGCAGGCCTGTGTGGGCCATCTGCGGGGCGGGCTGGCGCAGGTGAATATCCTATCGTCAATGCTGTTTGCGGGGCTGTCAGGCTCGGCAGTGGCCGACACCTCTGCGCTGGGCTCAATGCTGATCCCGGCGATGGAGAAAGAGGGCTATTCGCGTCGCTTTGCCGCCGCCGTGACCGCCGCGTCTTCGGTGATCGGGCCGATCATCCCGCCCTCCGGCATCATGATCATCTATTCCTACGTCATGGGCGAGAGCGTGGCGGCGTTGTTCCTTGCTGGTATCATCCCGGGCATCCTTGTGGGCGTCGGCCTGATGATGGTCACGTCCTATCTGGCGAAAGGCGCGGACTTCCCGGCCTCGCGCGAGCGGGCGACTTGGGGTGAGAAGGGCCAAGCCTCGCTGAAAGCGTTCTTCCCGCTGCTGACGCCCGTCATCATTCTGGGCGGCATCTTAGGCGGGGTCTTCACGCCCACCGAGGCAAGTGCCGTCGCCGTGGCCTATGCGCTGTTTGTATCGCTGTTCCTGCTGCGCTCAATGGGCGTCAAAGACGTACCAGAGGTGCTGCTGAAAGCGGCGCTGACCTCGTCGGTCGTTCTGCTGTTGGTGGGCGCCGCAATGGCGTTCAAGACGGTTGTGTCGCTGTCCCACGCACCGGAGCAATTGGCCGAGTTCATTCTGACCCTGTCGCAGAACCCGCTTGTGCTGTTGTTCCTGATCAACCTGCTGCTCTTTGTCGTCGGCATGTTCCTAGATGCAGGTCCCGCGATCATCATCCTTGGCCCGATCCTCGCCCCGATCTTTCTGGAGCTGGGCGTGCACCCGGTGCACTTCGCCATCATCATGTCCGTCAACTTGACCGTAGGTCTGGCGACGCCGCCCATGGGACTGGTGCTGTTCGTGGCGTCTTCAGTGTCGGGCGAACGGGTCGAGAGCATCTCGAAAGCGATCCTGCCGTTCCTGGCGGTGGAGGTCGCGGTTATATTCCTGATCACCTACGTGCCGGCCATCTCGCTGTTTCTGCCGCGGCTGTTCGGCTTCATCGCATAA
- a CDS encoding TRAP transporter small permease, which produces MLVIAKATALLAALNSAVLAVGRQIAIVLMGLMVLVILLQVVFRYVLNDALPWSEEAARFMMLWMAGLAAPSAYRWGGFVAIDMVPELLPKKVGAILSFVLLLVAMLVLVTAVQLGWNHVNSGWLFNSSSLKIPRAIWGGEGIQRIKLAWMYLSMFVGVCLLVAVNIELVLRAFLTLFDREDDVPPVKPMFAMEAD; this is translated from the coding sequence ATGCTCGTTATCGCCAAAGCCACCGCTCTTCTGGCCGCGCTGAACAGCGCCGTGCTTGCTGTGGGTCGGCAGATCGCGATCGTGCTGATGGGCCTCATGGTGCTGGTGATCCTGTTGCAGGTGGTCTTTCGCTATGTCTTGAACGACGCGTTGCCGTGGTCGGAAGAGGCTGCGCGCTTCATGATGTTGTGGATGGCGGGCCTCGCCGCACCGAGTGCGTATCGCTGGGGCGGCTTCGTCGCCATCGACATGGTGCCGGAGCTATTGCCGAAGAAAGTCGGCGCAATCCTGTCCTTTGTTTTGCTGCTCGTCGCGATGCTGGTGCTGGTCACCGCGGTGCAATTGGGCTGGAACCACGTCAATTCCGGCTGGCTCTTCAACTCGTCGTCGCTGAAGATACCGCGCGCCATTTGGGGCGGCGAGGGGATACAGCGCATCAAGCTTGCCTGGATGTATCTGAGCATGTTCGTGGGCGTTTGCCTGCTGGTGGCGGTCAATATCGAGCTGGTGCTGCGCGCCTTCCTGACGCTCTTTGACCGCGAGGACGACGTGCCCCCGGTCAAGCCGATGTTCGCGATGGAGGCCGACTAG